The genomic DNA GTCGAGGTAGCCCTTGCGCTCCGGGAACAGTTCCTTGACCCACTCGATTTCCTTGAGGTTCTCGCTGATGTGGGTCTGCATGTACAAATCCGGGTATTCGGTCAGCAATTGCCCGGCGAGGGTCAGTTGTTCCGGGGTACTGGTCGGGGCGAAACGCGGGGTGACTGCGTAGTGCAGACGACCCTTGCCGTGCCAGCGCTCGATCAGCGCCTTGCTCTCGACGTAGCTCGATTCGGCGGTGTCGGTCAGATAGTCCGGGGCGTTGCGGTCCATCATCACTTTGCCGGCGATCATGCGCAGATCAAGCTTCTCGGCCGCTTCAAAGAAAGAGTTCACCGACTGCGGGTGCACGCTGCCGAACACCAGTGCGGTGGTGGTGCCGTTGCGCAGCAGTTCCTTGATGAAGATGTCGGCGACGTCGTCAGCGTGGGCCTTGTCACCGAACTGGCTTTCGCACGGGAAGGTGTAGGTGTTCAGCCAGTCGAGCAGTTGTTCGCCATAGGCGCCGACCATGCCGGTTTGCGGCAGGTGGATGTGGGTGTCGATGAAGCCTGGAGTAATCAGCGCATCTTGATAGTGGTTGATCTCGATGTCCGCCGGCAGGGTCGGCAGCAGTTCGCTGGCGTGGCCGAGGGCGCTGATCTTGCCGCCATCGACCACCAGCAGGCCGTCCTCGAAATATTCGTAGGAGGCTTCGATCCCGACGTCGGCGGGGTCGGCGATGCTGTGCAGGATGGCGGCGCGGTAGGCTTTGCGAGTCAGAGGCATGAGGGTTCTCTAATCAATTTGAGGCTTTGAGTTTGGCGGCTTCACTGCGGCGCGAAACGGGCAGCAGTTTGGCAATCGGTTCGGCGCTGGCGGTGTGCTGGCCGAAATTGGCGTTATAGGTGGCGATGATTTCGCCGGCGATGGAGATGGCGATTTCCACAGGCAGTTTGCCTTTGACTTCGCTGATGCCCATCGGGCAGCGCATGCGTTGCACGACGCTGGCGTCGAAACCGCGATCACGCAAGCGGTGTTCGAATTTGGCGCGTTTGGTCTTCGAGCCGATCAGGCCGAACCAGGTGAAATCGTTGCGCTTGAGGATCGCGGCGGTCAGCTCCAGATCCAGCTGATGGTTGTGGGTCATGACGATGCAGTAGCTGCCGGCGGGCAGGTCATCGATTTCATCCACCGGCTCTTCGGCGACGATTTTACGCACGCCATGGGGAATCTGTTCGGGGAATTCCTCTTCCCGCGAATCGATCCAGCGCACCCGGCAGGGCAGGCTGGCGAGCAACGGTACCAGTGCGCGGCCGACGTGGCCGGCACCGAA from Pseudomonas baetica includes the following:
- the guaD gene encoding guanine deaminase, translating into MPLTRKAYRAAILHSIADPADVGIEASYEYFEDGLLVVDGGKISALGHASELLPTLPADIEINHYQDALITPGFIDTHIHLPQTGMVGAYGEQLLDWLNTYTFPCESQFGDKAHADDVADIFIKELLRNGTTTALVFGSVHPQSVNSFFEAAEKLDLRMIAGKVMMDRNAPDYLTDTAESSYVESKALIERWHGKGRLHYAVTPRFAPTSTPEQLTLAGQLLTEYPDLYMQTHISENLKEIEWVKELFPERKGYLDVYDHYKLLGERSVFAHGVHLCDDECARLAETGSAISFCPTSNFFLGSGLFNLPMAEKHKLNVGLGTDVGGGTSFSLLQTLNEAYKVMQLQGARLSPFKSLYLATLGGARALRLEDKIGNLQPGSDADFLVLDYNATPLLSYRLKQANNIAETLFVLMTLGDDRTVQQTYAAGALVHQR
- the xdhC gene encoding xanthine dehydrogenase accessory protein XdhC; its protein translation is MYNWIDALADLQNQGEPCVLVTIIEELGSTPRNAGSKMVVSARQIFDTIGGGHLEYKAMQIAREMLASGKQDTHLERFSLGASLGQCCGGATVLLFEPMGQVQAQIAVFGAGHVGRALVPLLASLPCRVRWIDSREEEFPEQIPHGVRKIVAEEPVDEIDDLPAGSYCIVMTHNHQLDLELTAAILKRNDFTWFGLIGSKTKRAKFEHRLRDRGFDASVVQRMRCPMGISEVKGKLPVEIAISIAGEIIATYNANFGQHTASAEPIAKLLPVSRRSEAAKLKASN